In the genome of Gloeotrichia echinulata CP02, one region contains:
- a CDS encoding DUF4910 domain-containing protein yields the protein MSLSSITIPSNQIAEEIYQLIFQLYPICRSITGDGFRETLKVIKQHIPLSIHEVPTGTQIFDWTVPKEWNIKDAYIKNSQGDKIVDFANSNLHVISYSIPVHKKLSLTELKPHLFTITEYPDWIPYRTSYYKETWGFCLSHKQYLELQDEEYEVCIDSSLEPGYLTYGEYFIPGERSDEVLISCHACHPSLCNDNLSGIAIATFIAKYLSQTTPRYSYRFIWIPATIGSITWLSLNEAKVTKIKHGLVLTCLGDSGKFTYKKSRRGNAEIDDIAAYVLKNSAQDYEIIDFFPYGYDERQYCSPGFNLAVGCLMRSPHDSFPEYHTSADDLNFVKPAYLSQSFFKCVSILNILENNKLYLNQSPKCEPQLGRRGLYQAYSGVQDSRLHQMAILWVLNLSDGHHTLLDIAQRSGMAFDMIKDAADTLFAHDLLTSLDS from the coding sequence TAGTAGTATCACTATACCATCAAATCAAATTGCTGAGGAAATTTATCAACTTATTTTCCAGCTATATCCCATATGTCGCAGTATTACAGGTGATGGCTTTCGAGAAACCCTGAAAGTCATCAAACAGCATATTCCTTTATCAATTCATGAAGTGCCTACAGGTACTCAAATATTTGATTGGACAGTTCCGAAAGAATGGAATATTAAAGATGCCTATATTAAAAATTCACAAGGAGATAAAATAGTAGATTTTGCTAACTCGAATTTGCATGTTATTAGCTACAGTATTCCAGTTCACAAAAAGCTATCGTTGACAGAATTAAAACCACATCTTTTTACTATTACTGAATATCCTGATTGGATTCCTTACCGGACTTCATATTATAAAGAAACTTGGGGTTTTTGCCTAAGCCACAAACAATATTTAGAACTACAAGATGAAGAATATGAAGTATGTATAGATTCCTCCCTGGAACCAGGATATTTGACCTATGGTGAGTATTTTATCCCCGGAGAAAGGTCAGATGAAGTATTAATTTCTTGTCATGCATGTCATCCATCACTTTGCAATGACAATCTTTCAGGAATTGCGATCGCTACTTTTATTGCCAAATATTTAAGCCAAACTACACCAAGATACTCCTATAGATTTATCTGGATTCCCGCAACTATTGGCTCAATTACATGGTTATCTTTAAACGAAGCTAAAGTCACCAAGATTAAACATGGTTTGGTATTAACTTGTTTAGGTGATTCAGGAAAATTTACTTACAAAAAAAGCCGCAGAGGTAATGCAGAAATTGATGATATAGCTGCTTACGTCCTCAAAAACTCGGCTCAAGATTATGAAATTATAGACTTCTTTCCCTATGGCTATGATGAGCGACAATACTGCTCACCAGGGTTTAATTTAGCTGTGGGTTGCTTGATGCGATCGCCTCACGATTCCTTTCCTGAATATCACACATCAGCGGATGATTTAAACTTTGTTAAACCTGCATATCTTTCTCAATCATTTTTTAAATGTGTTTCTATATTAAATATACTGGAAAATAATAAACTCTACTTAAATCAAAGCCCAAAATGTGAGCCACAGTTGGGAAGACGAGGCCTATATCAAGCATACAGTGGAGTTCAAGATAGTAGGCTACATCAAATGGCAATATTGTGGGTTTTAAATTTGTCAGATGGTCATCATACACTGCTGGATATTGCCCAAAGGTCAGGGATGGCATTTGATATGATTAAAGATGCTGCTGACACATTATTCGCACATGATTTACTGACTTCGCTAGATTCGTAA
- a CDS encoding LLM class flavin-dependent oxidoreductase codes for MPIELIGMIGTRALSELDSPTISITGGSIDQAYVRKFAQAHEDGGFDRVLVGYGSTGPDGLTVASFAAAATEKLKFLIAHRPGFVAPTLFARKTLVSSTH; via the coding sequence ATGCCAATAGAATTGATTGGGATGATTGGAACTAGAGCGTTATCAGAGTTGGATAGCCCAACTATCTCTATCACTGGTGGTTCCATAGATCAAGCCTATGTTCGCAAGTTTGCTCAAGCCCATGAAGATGGGGGCTTTGATCGGGTGCTGGTGGGTTATGGCTCAACCGGCCCAGATGGTTTAACTGTGGCATCCTTTGCGGCTGCGGCAACAGAAAAATTAAAATTCTTAATCGCGCACCGTCCTGGTTTTGTTGCTCCTACACTCTTCGCCCGTAAGACCCTTGTATCCAGTACGCATTAG
- a CDS encoding DUF6174 domain-containing protein has protein sequence MRLLATISATLLLSLAFNVPVMSQSISQIAESPAKSNSNVRQLKFNRRLWNQKNVYNYRYTISNSCFCIPDARGPVVIEVRNGQTVSVTSVATGQPVDPQFFQTYNTIPKLFDVIEDAIKRRAYSLNVRYNARFGYPTQIDIDYNSQIADEEIFLTIENFQLIK, from the coding sequence ATGCGCTTACTTGCCACTATTAGTGCAACTTTGTTGCTATCATTAGCTTTCAATGTACCAGTAATGTCTCAGTCTATCAGTCAGATAGCCGAATCACCAGCGAAAAGTAACTCAAATGTTAGACAATTAAAATTTAATCGCCGTTTATGGAATCAAAAAAACGTCTATAACTATCGATACACAATTAGTAATAGTTGCTTTTGTATTCCCGATGCTAGAGGTCCAGTAGTCATTGAAGTCCGGAATGGACAAACAGTTTCCGTCACTTCTGTAGCTACCGGTCAACCAGTTGATCCACAATTCTTTCAAACATACAATACAATTCCTAAGCTATTTGATGTAATTGAGGATGCTATTAAGCGTAGAGCATACAGCCTGAATGTGCGATACAATGCTAGATTTGGCTATCCCACTCAAATAGATATCGACTACAACAGTCAGATAGCTGATGAAGAAATATTTCTCACAATTGAGAATTTTCAGCTAATTAAATAG
- a CDS encoding ABC transporter permease subunit, with product MNFRLKQPNKGSTGNNEQSKPSIFYQLFHLLKIEQIISLSSILFVLILWSISTYFNWVQPLFLPSPTSVLTAFLEILRDGYKGNSLIFHIYQSMYRLFVALLLAVVTAIPIGMLSGFSKYIRAAIDPLVEFYRPLPPLAYYTLLVIWLGIEDSSKIALLFLAAFAPLYIAAVSGVQRVPRDRINCALSLGAKPWQVFVYVIFPSCLPELFTGLRTAVGFAYTTLVAAEIVAAISGIGWMVLDASKFLRSDVIFVGIIIMGAIAMLIDAGIRWIEKVQLPWIGYDN from the coding sequence ATGAATTTCCGATTAAAACAGCCTAATAAAGGTTCGACAGGAAATAATGAACAGTCCAAGCCAAGTATTTTTTACCAGCTATTTCACCTGCTAAAAATAGAGCAGATTATTTCTTTGTCATCGATTTTATTTGTGCTGATTTTATGGAGTATTAGTACTTATTTTAATTGGGTTCAACCGTTATTTTTGCCATCTCCAACATCAGTGTTAACAGCTTTTTTAGAAATTTTGCGAGATGGGTATAAGGGGAATTCTCTAATTTTTCATATTTATCAAAGTATGTACCGATTGTTTGTTGCACTGCTGTTAGCAGTGGTGACAGCAATACCAATAGGTATGTTATCGGGATTTTCTAAATACATTCGTGCCGCTATTGACCCACTGGTGGAATTTTACCGACCTCTGCCGCCTTTAGCTTACTATACGCTGTTAGTGATTTGGCTGGGAATTGAGGATTCCTCGAAAATCGCGCTGCTATTTTTAGCGGCTTTTGCACCACTCTATATTGCAGCGGTGTCGGGAGTACAGCGAGTACCGCGCGATCGCATTAATTGCGCCCTGTCTTTAGGGGCGAAACCTTGGCAGGTTTTTGTCTATGTAATTTTTCCCTCCTGCTTACCAGAGTTGTTTACCGGACTGAGAACAGCCGTAGGCTTTGCTTATACAACATTGGTAGCTGCAGAGATAGTAGCAGCGATTTCTGGCATTGGTTGGATGGTGTTAGATGCCAGTAAATTCCTCAGAAGTGATGTGATATTTGTGGGAATCATCATTATGGGTGCGATCGCCATGTTGATTGATGCGGGTATTCGTTGGATTGAGAAAGTTCAACTCCCCTGGATTGGTTATGACAACTAA
- a CDS encoding class II aldolase/adducin family protein, translating into MSVFSRPQPPVFQTIEEERLHRKQRLAAAFRLFGRFGFSEGIAGHITARDPEFTDHFWVNPLGVYFGHIRVSDLLLVNKEGEIVKGDLPVNQAAFAIHSQIHEARPDVIAAAHAHSIYGKAWSSLGRLLDPLTQDSCAFYEDHSVFDDYTGVVLDTSEGKRIAENLANKKAVILRNHGILTVGHTVDEAAYWYITLERSCQAQLLAEAAGKPHIIQHETARLTKSQVGSHVSGWFSFQPLYERIVREEPDLFE; encoded by the coding sequence ATGTCAGTATTTAGTAGACCACAACCGCCCGTATTCCAGACAATTGAAGAAGAACGCCTACACCGCAAACAGCGCCTAGCTGCAGCCTTTCGGTTGTTTGGCCGATTTGGGTTTAGTGAAGGTATAGCTGGTCACATTACAGCTCGTGACCCAGAATTTACAGACCATTTTTGGGTAAATCCCTTGGGTGTATACTTCGGTCATATTCGCGTTTCTGACCTGCTGTTAGTCAACAAAGAAGGGGAAATTGTCAAAGGCGATCTCCCCGTTAATCAAGCAGCCTTCGCTATCCATTCCCAAATTCATGAAGCTCGACCTGATGTGATCGCGGCCGCTCACGCCCATTCAATTTATGGTAAAGCTTGGTCTAGTTTAGGTCGCCTCCTTGATCCCCTGACTCAAGATTCTTGTGCTTTTTACGAAGACCATAGCGTCTTTGATGACTACACAGGTGTTGTCTTAGATACCTCTGAAGGTAAAAGAATTGCGGAAAATTTGGCTAATAAAAAAGCTGTCATCCTGCGAAACCACGGCATTTTAACCGTAGGACACACAGTAGATGAAGCTGCTTATTGGTATATTACCTTAGAGCGCTCCTGTCAAGCGCAACTGCTAGCGGAAGCTGCAGGTAAACCCCATATCATCCAACATGAAACTGCTCGTTTAACAAAAAGCCAAGTGGGATCACATGTAAGTGGATGGTTTAGCTTCCAGCCACTTTATGAAAGGATTGTACGCGAAGAACCAGATTTATTTGAGTGA
- a CDS encoding ATP-binding protein, whose protein sequence is MLNKLRKISSVFEHLAENELKCFLNGTELWLDSGDTLFYQGDPVDYFYVVFEGAIQLSREIGNQNIVLATYDTGTFFGEVPILAGTVHLASGKAVRRSHMYCLHENDFWQMFTICPTVRKIVLGNMACRMQELQLLSQQHEKLVALGTLSAGLAHELNNPVSAAHRAASQLQDSVKSLDAVTFKFIGQHLTESQLQQLLSFRQDAIEHFVHTGTQNSSDTLVQIDQEDELTQWLELHNVTDGWKLVPTLVAAGINNQKLEAISEHLTTNTFSDVLVWLEATLSTIGQLNVLEHGTTRVSEIVKAIKEYSYMDRASLLKIDVHEGLENTLTILRYKLRKHNIVVIREYEKNLPQIEAHGSALNQVWTNLIDNAIDALGEQGEILIRTCKDKDYIVVEIIDNGPGIPIAIQSRIFEPFFTTKEVGSGMGLGLEISYRIIVTQHNGEIRCFSQPGQTRFQIRLRIALS, encoded by the coding sequence ATGCTTAATAAATTACGTAAAATATCATCGGTTTTTGAACACTTGGCTGAAAATGAACTTAAGTGCTTTCTCAATGGTACTGAATTATGGCTGGATTCAGGAGACACCCTGTTTTACCAAGGAGATCCTGTAGACTACTTCTATGTGGTATTTGAAGGAGCAATCCAGCTTTCACGAGAGATTGGCAACCAAAACATCGTATTAGCTACATACGATACTGGTACATTCTTCGGTGAGGTTCCTATTCTTGCAGGCACAGTTCACCTTGCAAGTGGGAAAGCAGTGCGTAGAAGTCACATGTATTGTCTACACGAGAATGATTTTTGGCAAATGTTCACCATTTGCCCAACGGTGAGAAAAATTGTTCTTGGTAATATGGCTTGTCGAATGCAAGAATTGCAATTGTTATCTCAGCAACACGAAAAGCTCGTCGCCTTGGGTACCTTGTCTGCAGGTCTGGCCCATGAACTAAATAATCCCGTATCCGCAGCACATAGAGCTGCAAGTCAATTGCAGGACTCAGTTAAGTCGTTGGATGCTGTTACTTTCAAATTTATTGGGCAACATCTCACAGAAAGTCAACTCCAACAACTCTTAAGTTTTAGGCAAGATGCTATTGAACACTTTGTACATACTGGTACACAAAATTCTTCTGACACATTGGTTCAGATTGATCAAGAAGATGAATTAACCCAATGGTTGGAGTTACATAATGTGACTGACGGCTGGAAACTTGTTCCTACACTTGTTGCTGCGGGAATCAACAATCAGAAGTTAGAAGCGATTAGCGAGCATTTAACAACTAACACCTTTAGTGATGTGCTGGTTTGGCTGGAAGCAACGCTGTCAACAATCGGGCAGTTAAATGTACTGGAACATGGTACTACTCGTGTATCCGAAATAGTCAAGGCGATTAAAGAATACTCGTACATGGATCGGGCTTCACTATTGAAGATAGATGTACATGAAGGTCTGGAAAATACCCTGACAATTCTCCGCTACAAACTGCGAAAGCATAATATTGTCGTGATACGCGAGTATGAAAAAAATCTACCACAAATTGAAGCTCACGGCAGTGCATTGAATCAAGTGTGGACTAATCTGATTGATAATGCGATTGATGCCTTAGGTGAACAAGGTGAGATTTTAATACGTACTTGCAAAGATAAAGACTATATTGTTGTCGAGATTATAGATAACGGTCCTGGAATTCCGATTGCAATTCAATCTCGAATTTTTGAGCCATTTTTTACAACGAAGGAGGTCGGTTCAGGTATGGGGTTAGGTTTGGAGATTTCATATCGAATTATAGTGACTCAGCATAACGGAGAAATTCGCTGTTTTTCTCAACCTGGCCAGACACGCTTTCAGATTCGTTTGCGAATAGCACTAAGTTAA
- a CDS encoding ABC transporter substrate-binding protein, with protein sequence MTQAINGNAIDLASGSEIPPIFGIQSNAALRLIASTRGPTIGQTLLVPKNSTAKTVADLRGKKIGYVKATTAHYFLIKMLEEVGLSFKDVNAIALSIPDGLSAFRRGDLDGWATYGYAIQQAKKDGARELKSGRNILSGNFLIYGAPTAVADPNKRAAIPSVSFANADFICRIKKAQNWREATPRNLDT encoded by the coding sequence ATGACACAGGCTATCAATGGGAATGCGATTGATCTTGCTTCTGGTAGTGAGATTCCGCCAATTTTCGGGATTCAATCTAATGCAGCATTGAGGCTGATTGCTTCCACCAGGGGTCCGACTATTGGTCAAACCTTACTAGTCCCCAAAAACTCTACAGCGAAGACAGTTGCTGATCTTAGAGGTAAAAAAATTGGCTATGTCAAAGCGACTACAGCCCACTACTTCCTAATTAAGATGTTGGAAGAAGTTGGATTGTCGTTTAAAGATGTGAATGCGATCGCCTTGAGTATTCCTGATGGACTTTCCGCCTTTAGAAGAGGGGATTTGGATGGTTGGGCTACCTATGGTTATGCAATTCAACAAGCGAAGAAAGACGGGGCTAGAGAACTCAAGTCAGGGAGAAATATCCTCAGCGGTAACTTTTTGATTTACGGAGCGCCTACAGCTGTTGCTGATCCAAATAAAAGAGCTGCGATACCTTCGGTGAGCTTCGCTAACGCAGATTTTATTTGTCGAATCAAGAAAGCCCAAAATTGGCGCGAAGCTACTCCCAGGAATTTGGACACTTGA
- a CDS encoding RRXRR domain-containing protein — protein MLLSQGKAAVFQRYPFTIILKESLPVAKLEQLGIKMNPGVKIPSAVVTTGRRIGTGKFKPIKNSKSNIV, from the coding sequence GTGTTGTTGTCTCAAGGTAAAGCAGCAGTATTCCAGAGATATCCATTCACTATTATTCTCAAGGAAAGTCTTCCTGTAGCAAAACTGGAACAACTTGGTATCAAGATGAACCCTGGTGTCAAAATACCTAGCGCTGTTGTCACCACAGGTAGGAGAATCGGTACAGGGAAATTCAAACCCATCAAAAATTCAAAATCCAACATTGTATGA
- a CDS encoding ABC transporter substrate-binding protein, giving the protein MSVKRRDVLFGLMGLSLPLIVASCSGNKSGSSSDSTPTERPTSAAAVPEKIRIGYQVVPNAELLAKALGLAQKAFPNSKVEYLSFDSGRDVNTAIAANGIDFGLVGSVPASVGIARGLAYHVYFIHDLIGSAEALIVKNGKAIADIKGKKIATPFGSTAHFSLQAVLKTENIDPKEVTILDLQPPDIVAAWQRGDIDGSYLWQPNLTKLKKAGGNILITSADLAKKGFATADLGVVRKEFAEKYGSCVLSVLNY; this is encoded by the coding sequence ATGTCAGTGAAACGAAGAGATGTACTGTTTGGCTTGATGGGATTAAGTTTACCGCTGATTGTCGCTAGTTGCAGTGGCAATAAATCTGGGAGTTCTTCCGACTCTACACCAACAGAACGCCCCACAAGCGCTGCTGCTGTACCCGAAAAGATTCGGATTGGTTATCAAGTCGTACCTAATGCAGAATTGCTAGCAAAGGCTTTAGGATTAGCTCAAAAAGCATTTCCCAACTCCAAAGTAGAATATCTCAGCTTTGATTCTGGTCGGGATGTGAATACAGCGATCGCCGCCAATGGAATTGATTTTGGTCTGGTCGGTTCTGTGCCAGCTAGCGTTGGGATTGCTCGCGGACTAGCTTATCATGTTTACTTCATTCACGATTTGATAGGCTCTGCCGAGGCGCTGATTGTGAAAAATGGGAAGGCGATCGCTGATATCAAGGGGAAAAAAATTGCCACACCCTTTGGTTCCACCGCTCATTTTTCCCTACAAGCCGTCCTGAAAACCGAGAATATCGACCCGAAAGAAGTCACCATTTTAGATTTGCAACCCCCTGACATTGTAGCAGCATGGCAACGGGGAGATATTGATGGTAGTTACCTTTGGCAACCGAATTTAACTAAACTAAAAAAAGCTGGCGGTAATATTCTGATTACCTCCGCCGACCTCGCCAAAAAAGGCTTTGCGACCGCCGATTTAGGAGTGGTTCGTAAAGAGTTTGCCGAAAAATATGGTTCTTGCGTACTTAGCGTGCTTAATTATTAG
- a CDS encoding IS4 family transposase, whose product MLPAFYQNHLKSQLSLAEYLLLKILIHLLQSIKEVTLEKLANALPLAVKFESRRKRIQRFLSLPNLTIEKVWFPIIKEWLETYFKDEKIIYIAIDRTNWSRINLFMVSIIWDKRAVPIYFTLLPKLGNSNIAEQQKILSQVIPIFKNYKICVLGDREFCSVKLAKYLQGLDVYFCLRLKKNEFLQVEKDVFVELKNLGLVPGVSFFIKGVKVTKTRGFMSFNVAAKWKRKINGVAPKEGWFILTNFDDLESAISAYKQRFDIEEMFRDFKTGGYNLEETNVEGNRFISLVLLITLAYTSAMIQGQKIKHKGIQKYVARVKESGRSVRRHSSFYVGLYGQTWVNFTDICMELVTELMRINRNKRKYYQQGLRAMKLIESMF is encoded by the coding sequence ATGTTACCTGCATTCTACCAAAACCACTTAAAAAGTCAATTAAGTTTAGCAGAATACTTGCTGCTAAAAATTTTAATCCATCTATTACAGTCAATCAAAGAAGTAACTTTAGAAAAGTTAGCAAATGCGCTACCTTTGGCAGTTAAATTTGAGAGTAGAAGAAAGAGAATACAAAGATTTTTATCATTACCAAATCTCACCATTGAGAAAGTTTGGTTTCCCATTATTAAAGAATGGCTGGAAACATACTTCAAAGATGAAAAAATTATTTATATAGCAATTGATAGAACTAATTGGAGTCGGATAAATTTATTCATGGTGAGTATCATTTGGGATAAAAGAGCAGTACCAATATATTTTACTTTATTGCCAAAATTAGGTAATAGTAACATCGCTGAACAACAAAAAATATTGTCTCAAGTAATACCAATCTTTAAAAACTATAAAATCTGTGTATTAGGTGATAGAGAATTTTGCTCTGTCAAACTGGCAAAGTATCTCCAGGGATTGGATGTGTATTTTTGTTTGCGATTAAAAAAGAATGAGTTTTTGCAAGTTGAAAAAGATGTTTTTGTTGAGTTAAAAAATCTGGGTTTAGTACCGGGAGTTTCTTTTTTTATCAAAGGAGTTAAAGTGACAAAGACTCGGGGTTTTATGAGCTTTAATGTAGCGGCTAAATGGAAACGTAAAATCAATGGAGTAGCACCGAAAGAAGGATGGTTTATTTTAACAAATTTTGACGACTTAGAGTCGGCAATATCTGCCTATAAACAAAGATTTGATATAGAAGAAATGTTTAGAGATTTTAAAACAGGTGGTTATAATTTAGAAGAGACTAATGTTGAAGGCAACCGATTTATTTCTCTAGTTTTACTGATAACGCTCGCTTACACTTCTGCCATGATTCAGGGTCAAAAAATTAAACATAAAGGAATACAAAAATATGTAGCTCGTGTTAAAGAGTCTGGTCGCTCTGTGCGGAGACATAGTAGTTTTTATGTTGGCTTGTATGGTCAAACTTGGGTCAATTTCACAGATATTTGTATGGAATTAGTGACAGAATTAATGAGAATTAATCGTAATAAGCGCAAGTATTATCAACAGGGATTGAGGGCTATGAAGCTTATCGAGTCTATGTTTTAG
- a CDS encoding cyclase family protein has translation MKYIDISPLISEQIAVFPGDCSFKREISLDFVKGDNLVLSSISSTVHLGSHTDAPSHYHPQGKSIAEVSLDYYLGLCQVINISKQPGTRIYPEDIKNVTIQAERILFKTGSFPNPEQWNSDFNSLSPELINYLAQQNVILVGIDTPSIDPEESQALESHGAVYQNKMAILEGVVLDNVDPGLYTLIALPLKIKDADATPVRAILICTEETSL, from the coding sequence ATGAAATATATCGATATTTCTCCCCTAATTTCTGAACAAATCGCCGTATTCCCCGGAGACTGTAGTTTTAAACGCGAAATTTCTCTGGATTTTGTCAAAGGCGATAATTTAGTATTATCTTCAATTAGCTCTACAGTACATCTTGGTTCTCACACAGATGCTCCCAGCCATTACCATCCACAGGGCAAAAGTATTGCTGAAGTTTCCCTTGATTATTATCTCGGTCTTTGTCAAGTAATTAATATTAGTAAACAACCAGGAACGAGGATTTATCCAGAAGATATTAAAAACGTCACTATTCAAGCTGAACGAATATTATTTAAAACCGGCTCCTTCCCCAATCCTGAACAATGGAATTCTGACTTCAATTCTCTCTCACCAGAATTAATAAATTATTTAGCACAGCAGAATGTGATTTTGGTCGGCATTGATACACCTTCGATAGATCCTGAAGAATCTCAAGCACTTGAATCTCATGGGGCTGTTTATCAAAACAAAATGGCGATTTTAGAAGGTGTGGTTTTAGATAATGTTGATCCTGGGTTATACACACTCATTGCTCTACCTTTAAAAATTAAAGATGCTGATGCAACTCCTGTTAGAGCAATTTTGATTTGTACAGAAGAAACCAGTTTGTAG
- the chrA gene encoding chromate efflux transporter: MSNSALSRLGELAKLFLKLGIIGFGGPVAHIAMIEDEVVKRRQWLTREHFLDLLGATNLIPGPNSTEMAIHVGYVYAGWLGLIVAGVSFILPAVLITGGFAWFYVNYGTLPQVAPILYGIKPVVLAIVINALWGLAKKAVKTRQLLIITLVVVVLSGLLKLNEVVSLLIGGLLGMIWLRTGDKGNPPAQQTNFVIASLTTGATLKATAASATVATAANVPLWQLGWFFLKIGSVLFGGGFVLIAFIQGELVGEYGWLTQQQLLDAIAIGQFTPGPVLSTATFIGYVLAGVPGAIVSTLGIFLPSFVFTAALNPLVPKLRASKWTSAFLDSINVSAVALMVVVTFQVGVATLSLAKLPFVDFFGLAIAIISAVLAIRFRINAAWLVLGGAIIGWGASLLG; the protein is encoded by the coding sequence ATGAGTAACTCAGCACTTAGTCGTTTGGGCGAACTCGCCAAACTTTTTCTCAAACTGGGTATCATCGGCTTCGGCGGACCGGTAGCCCATATCGCTATGATTGAAGATGAGGTGGTTAAGCGGCGTCAGTGGCTGACAAGAGAGCATTTTTTGGATTTGCTGGGAGCAACTAATCTAATTCCAGGGCCGAATTCCACAGAAATGGCTATCCATGTAGGATATGTCTATGCAGGATGGTTGGGGTTAATTGTTGCAGGTGTAAGTTTCATCTTACCAGCGGTGTTAATTACAGGTGGATTTGCTTGGTTTTATGTTAACTATGGCACATTGCCCCAAGTTGCACCTATACTCTACGGCATTAAACCGGTGGTGTTAGCCATAGTCATCAATGCTCTGTGGGGTTTGGCGAAAAAGGCGGTTAAGACGCGCCAATTGCTAATAATTACCTTGGTTGTTGTGGTGTTGTCAGGACTTTTAAAACTGAATGAAGTAGTTTCCCTATTAATTGGGGGATTACTGGGGATGATTTGGTTGCGTACTGGTGATAAAGGGAACCCACCAGCACAACAGACAAACTTTGTGATTGCTAGTTTAACTACAGGTGCAACTTTGAAGGCTACAGCTGCTAGTGCAACGGTAGCAACTGCAGCCAATGTACCTTTATGGCAGTTGGGTTGGTTTTTCCTCAAGATTGGTAGTGTATTATTTGGTGGCGGCTTTGTACTGATAGCCTTTATTCAAGGAGAATTAGTTGGAGAGTACGGCTGGTTGACACAACAGCAATTACTAGATGCGATCGCTATTGGTCAGTTTACCCCCGGACCGGTGCTTTCTACTGCTACTTTTATCGGTTATGTCCTGGCTGGGGTGCCGGGTGCAATTGTGTCTACACTGGGTATTTTCCTCCCGTCTTTTGTGTTTACCGCTGCACTTAATCCCCTTGTACCTAAGTTACGCGCCTCAAAATGGACGAGTGCATTTCTTGATTCCATCAATGTGAGTGCTGTGGCGCTGATGGTTGTTGTCACCTTCCAAGTAGGAGTAGCCACTTTAAGTTTAGCAAAATTGCCGTTTGTAGATTTCTTTGGTTTGGCGATCGCAATTATCTCTGCAGTTTTAGCTATTCGTTTCCGCATTAATGCTGCATGGTTGGTTTTAGGTGGGGCTATCATTGGCTGGGGTGCTTCTTTATTGGGTTGA
- a CDS encoding cysteine dioxygenase family protein, giving the protein MTNQSTLQPLPEDQWFIESQELRSFVATVREISANTVENRAETVSRLEPYFQELLAQPSWLPTEYAQINPKSGMGGGIGQWLLYRSQERSLTVFSLVIPPGSATPVHDHLAWGLIGLYQGNQQETVYRRVDHGDAEEHAELEIVEERSLQPGDIYRLLPPDGDIHAVKTISDTASVSIHILGNDTGCIWRHQFIPETHSVKSFRSGYSNAPCKEEEEKEHVSI; this is encoded by the coding sequence ATGACCAACCAAAGCACTCTCCAACCACTACCAGAAGACCAATGGTTTATTGAGAGTCAAGAACTGCGTTCCTTTGTGGCGACAGTGCGGGAAATTAGCGCCAATACTGTTGAGAACCGCGCAGAAACTGTTTCCAGATTGGAACCCTATTTTCAAGAATTGCTGGCTCAACCGAGTTGGCTACCCACAGAATACGCCCAAATTAACCCAAAAAGTGGGATGGGTGGTGGTATCGGTCAGTGGTTGCTTTATCGCTCACAAGAACGTTCTCTGACAGTGTTCAGCTTGGTGATTCCTCCTGGTTCTGCAACTCCTGTCCATGATCATCTGGCTTGGGGTTTGATTGGTTTATACCAAGGTAATCAGCAAGAAACAGTTTATCGCCGTGTAGATCACGGGGATGCAGAAGAACACGCCGAATTAGAAATCGTGGAAGAGCGATCGCTCCAACCAGGTGATATTTACCGTCTTTTACCCCCAGATGGTGATATTCACGCCGTGAAAACAATATCTGATACGGCATCCGTATCTATTCATATACTAGGAAATGATACTGGGTGCATTTGGCGCCATCAGTTTATCCCAGAAACTCACAGCGTGAAATCGTTTCGTTCTGGTTATTCCAATGCTCCGTGTAAAGAAGAGGAAGAAAAAGAACATGTCAGTATTTAG